GTCATTAAAATTTGAGAGGGGAGTTTTGAGATGAGCCAGGAACAGAAGAGCCCAGACCTTGAACGTTTGCGAAGCCGGGTGGATGAGATTAACCAGCAGTTGCTGGAGTTGCTGAGCCAACGGGCTGAGCTGGCCAAAGCCATTGGTGAGGTGAAAAAAGCACAAGGGGTCAACCGCTTTGATCCCGTCCGGGAGCGGGACATGTTGGATCAGTTGGTTGCGGATAATCCCGGTCCTTTTGACAATGATACGATCCGGCATCTGTTCAAACAGATTTTCAAAGCTTCCCTCGATCTGCAGCAGAAGGACCATAAAAAGGCGCTGCTGGTGAGTCGCAAGCGGCATCCGGAAGATACGGTTGTCCACGTTGGAGAAATTCCGGTTGGTCATGACACGAAAACGATTGTAGCAGGACCTTGCTCCGTGGAATCGGAAGATCAAGTGCGCCAAGTCGCCCAAGCTTTGCGGAAACAAGGGATCTCTCTATTGCGGGGTGGCGCTTTTAAACCGCGCACTTCTCCCTATGATTTTCAGGGTATGGGGATCGAGGGGCTTCAGATCTTACGTCGGGTTGCCGATGAATTTGATTTGAAGGTGATTAGTGAGATTGTCAATCCCGCTGATATGGAGATGGCGGAGCAGTATGTGGATGTGATCCAGATCGGTGCCCGCAATATGCAGAACTTTGAGCTTCTCAAGGCTGCGGGAGCAGCGTCTCGACCGGTTTTTCTGAAACGGGGCATGTCCGCCACGGTGGAAGAGTTCCTGTTTGCGGCGGAATACATTGTTTCCCGTGGGAACAGCCAGGTCATGTTGTGCGAGCGGGGGATTCGCACATACGAAAAATGGACGCGTAACACCTTGGACATTTCGGCGGTTCCGATTTTGAAGCAGGAAAGCCATCTGCCTGTTTTTGTGGATATTACCCATTCCACCGGCCGACGGGACATCCAGTTGCCCGTGGCTCGTGCAGCATTGGCCGCGGGTGCGGATGGAATTATGCTAGAGGTGCACCCCGATCCGTCTGTGGCATTGTCAGACGCCAATCAACAAATCGATATTCCACGATTCCATACGTTTATGGAGGAGATTCGTCAGACTGGTTTGGTAGCACCCGCTCCTGTTACCGTCGGTTGATGGTGAGTGTAGCCGACCAAATCAACTCGCCTGTCAACTTTTGATCCCATCCATTGGGGACCGGCTTTTTCTAAAAGTCGGTCCTCTTCTTCATTGGAATGGTACAAATGGGGCAAACCAAAGGATAGAGCGACTGGAAGTGGGAAGGAATACCATTTAAACGATGACAACCTTTGCAAGAGGCAGGAATTTGTCGTATTCTTAAAAGAACAACGGAAAAACCATCAACCAAATGGATGTGGATCCAATGGGGAAGAAAAAAGAAACGATAACAATCTATGATGTGGCCCGGGAAGCAGGGGTTTCCATGGCAACGGTTTCCCGTGTGGTTAACGGCAATCCTAATGTAAAGCCGGTCACCCGAAAGAAAGTGCTGGAGACCATTCGTCGGATGGGATATCGTCCGAATGCCGTGGCCCGTGGGTTGGCAAGCAAGAAAACGACTACCGTTGGTGTCGTGATTCCGGATATCTCCTACGCTTTTTTTGCGGAATTAACCCGGGGGATCGAAGATATTGCCAACATGTATCATTACAACATTATCTTGTGCAACTCCGATCTGAAAAAAGAGAAAGAGATGCAGTTGATTGAAGCGCTTTTGGAGAAGCAGGTAGATGGACTGTTGTTTTTAGGCGGGGAAGTAACTGAGGAGCATCGGGAGATCTTTTCCGGAGCTCAGGTTCCCATTGTGCTGGCGGCTACTCATGACGAAGTGGACAAGGACCGCCCCTATGTCACGATCGATCAGGTGCAGGCAGCGAAAGAGGCGACCGGGATATTGATTCGGGAAGGTCACAAGCGGATTGGTCTGTTGGGCGGCCCACTGACGGATCCGATCATCGGTTTCCCCCGTTACCAGGGGTACAAAGAAGCCTTGGAGGAAGAAGGAATCCCCTTTAACGAAAATTGGGTGCGCCTGGGCAACTACCGATATAATTCCGGTCTGGAAGCGGCCAAGGAGCTCTTGGGGATGGTGGATGCCCCCACGGCGATTTTTGCGGTCAACGATGAGATGGCGGTAGGAGCCATCCATGCGGTTCAGGATCGGGGTCTGGATGTACCGAAAGATGTGTCGGTGATGGGATTTGACAACATCCCCCTCGCTTCTCAAGTGCGGCCCCTGTTGAGCACGGTGGCGGTACCGATGTATGATATCGGTGCAGTGGCCATGCGTTTGTTGACCAAATACATGAATGACGAGACGATCGAAGAAAATCAAGTGGTATTGCCCTATCGATTGGAGTTGGCGGACTCCACCCGTCTAAAGGAATTATGAAGGGAAGAAGGGAATGGAGAAACGGATTGGCTTAATTGGGGCGATGGAAGAAGAAATTGCCCTTTTTTTGGAGGAAATGGAGAGGGAGCAGACGGAAGAGCACGTCGGTATCCGATACCACTCGGGGCGGTTGGCCGGCCAATCCGTGGTCGTGTGCCGTTCCGGAGTGGGCAAGGTAAACGCCTCCGTCTGCACACAAGTCCTGATTGACCGTTATGGAGTGGAATCCGTCATCTTTACGGGGGTGGCGGGAGCACTCGATCCGAAACTGGATATCGGTGACATTGTCGTGTCCACCTCTTGTCAGCAACATGATATGGATGTGACTCCGCTGGGTCTCTCGAAGGGAGAAATCCCCTTTCAAAAGGTCTCGGAGTTTCAAGCCGATCCTGAACTGATCCGGCTGGCGGAAAAAGCGGCATCGATGTGGACGGAAGGACGGGTGATCCGGGGGAAAGTGCTGTCAGGAGATCAATTTATCGCCCGTGTAGACACGGTTCGGGAATTGCGAGAGCAGATGGGCGGCGCTTGTGTGGAGATGGAGGGGGCAGCCGTCGCCCATGTGTGCCACCTGAACGATATTCCTTTTGTCGTGATCCGGTCGATGTCCGACCGGGCGGATCATTCCGCAGATGTAAACTTCCAGGAATTTGCCGTCATTGCCGCCCGTCGATCCAATGGGATCGTAAAAAATATGATCGGACAGCATCATTCGTAAATCAGACGACCCGTCGGTCCATACGAACCGACGGGTCGTTTGATTTCTCCGGGATTGTATCATTCGCCCGTTAGAAAGAACTTCCTTGAATCCATTTCTGCTCGTACCTCGCATAAATAGGCTTCCATGGTTCCTTCATCAGGGAATGTCGCTTGGTACCCCGTTCCATCCGCCTGAACCAGGATTCCCCGTTCCATCAACCGCTGGGCGAAATAATTGCTGTCTGGCCCCCAAAACTGGCAGTTTTTCATGTATCGATCCTCCCTCCCCTCGTTCTCCTGCTTTTGCGTGTACGATCCCCGATCCGGAACAGCATGATGTTCTGACAACGAAGAAAATAAATCAACGTTAAGAGAAATCCCTGCTTTTTTGGGTTAATGAAATTGACCTGACTGGTCAGTATAAACATGAAGGAAGAAGGGTTTTAGGGACCACAGGCTTGATTTTGGTTGAAAAAGCGGGTGACCTGTTGCACCGTAATGGCGTTTTTTTGCGTGATCTCTTTTCGGCGTGGGATCGGTTGAAAGATCCCTTCCGGATCCATCAATTGTTCAGGCAGGGAAC
The Desmospora profundinema genome window above contains:
- a CDS encoding 5'-methylthioadenosine/adenosylhomocysteine nucleosidase; protein product: MEKRIGLIGAMEEEIALFLEEMEREQTEEHVGIRYHSGRLAGQSVVVCRSGVGKVNASVCTQVLIDRYGVESVIFTGVAGALDPKLDIGDIVVSTSCQQHDMDVTPLGLSKGEIPFQKVSEFQADPELIRLAEKAASMWTEGRVIRGKVLSGDQFIARVDTVRELREQMGGACVEMEGAAVAHVCHLNDIPFVVIRSMSDRADHSADVNFQEFAVIAARRSNGIVKNMIGQHHS
- a CDS encoding bifunctional 3-deoxy-7-phosphoheptulonate synthase/chorismate mutase, translating into MSQEQKSPDLERLRSRVDEINQQLLELLSQRAELAKAIGEVKKAQGVNRFDPVRERDMLDQLVADNPGPFDNDTIRHLFKQIFKASLDLQQKDHKKALLVSRKRHPEDTVVHVGEIPVGHDTKTIVAGPCSVESEDQVRQVAQALRKQGISLLRGGAFKPRTSPYDFQGMGIEGLQILRRVADEFDLKVISEIVNPADMEMAEQYVDVIQIGARNMQNFELLKAAGAASRPVFLKRGMSATVEEFLFAAEYIVSRGNSQVMLCERGIRTYEKWTRNTLDISAVPILKQESHLPVFVDITHSTGRRDIQLPVARAALAAGADGIMLEVHPDPSVALSDANQQIDIPRFHTFMEEIRQTGLVAPAPVTVG
- the ccpA gene encoding catabolite control protein A gives rise to the protein MGKKKETITIYDVAREAGVSMATVSRVVNGNPNVKPVTRKKVLETIRRMGYRPNAVARGLASKKTTTVGVVIPDISYAFFAELTRGIEDIANMYHYNIILCNSDLKKEKEMQLIEALLEKQVDGLLFLGGEVTEEHREIFSGAQVPIVLAATHDEVDKDRPYVTIDQVQAAKEATGILIREGHKRIGLLGGPLTDPIIGFPRYQGYKEALEEEGIPFNENWVRLGNYRYNSGLEAAKELLGMVDAPTAIFAVNDEMAVGAIHAVQDRGLDVPKDVSVMGFDNIPLASQVRPLLSTVAVPMYDIGAVAMRLLTKYMNDETIEENQVVLPYRLELADSTRLKEL